In one Acomys russatus chromosome X, mAcoRus1.1, whole genome shotgun sequence genomic region, the following are encoded:
- the LOC127185360 gene encoding melanoma antigen preferentially expressed in tumors-like translates to MDFKEPPTLCDTAIQCLLHHEPLAIQALQEIPGELFVPLFTAALKGRHEKILSAMVKSWPFFCLHVGPLSMQEAQPTLWKVMVESLFPAENPAFRSPKLRILDLTQHPGCKTKCPVITTTCKPCVRSCAYSERSLMKVQSQCSNSSSESEGQSPKTTMELLVSLSLDRSFRENEYFALLLSKVEQSLGSLHLCCRDLRIKNLSECRSALSHLDLKCVSHLAVVKASLISVLSLLEQAVNLDSLSLSKITCRSFNGRAFRNFLSQLSCKDHLKELSLSSFCLTDHLEHVLRVLPADLDFLQLPFCELSYSDFKFLSQCPQANHLKLLDISNNSICWEDCEPFYCLLENLSGTLQHLAINHCLLTDATLSILAPALSRCSHLRLFSFSSNPITMPMLRRILEYLTPMTQLKYVIYPIPVHCYERWHGRCSLDPQKLGAVNAQLKIMLQEAEREDMRWITYTG, encoded by the exons ATGGACTTCAAGGAACCACCCACACTGTGTGATACTGCTATACAGTGTCTTTTGCACCATGAGCCTTTAGCAATTCAAGCTCTCCAGGAGATCCCAGGGGAGCTTTTTGTTCCATTGTTCACTGCTGCCCTCAAGGGTAGACATGAGAAGATACTTTCAGCAATGGTGAAGAGTTGGCcatttttctgcctccatgttGGGCCATtaagcatgcaggaagcccagccCACACTGTGGAAGGTCATGGTTGAGAGTCTTTTTCCTGCTGAGAACCCAGCTTTTAG GAGCCCTAAACTGAGGATCCTAGATTTAACTCAGCATCCTGGCTGCAAGACCAAATGCCCTGTGATCACTACTACATGCAAACCCTGTGTGCGTTCTTGCGCTTACTCTGAGCGCTCTCTCATGAAAGTCCAAAGCCAATGTAGTAATTCAAGCTCAGAATCTGAGGGTCAGTCCCCCAAGACAACTATGGAATTACTAGTGAGCCTTTCCCTTGATAGGTCCTTTAGGgaaaatgaatattttgctttgcttctgagtAAAGTTGAGCAGAGCTTGGGATCTTTGCACCTCTGCTGCCGTGATCTGCGCATTAAGAATTTGAGTGAGTGCAGAAGCGCCTTAAGCCACCTTGATCTGAAATGTGTTTCTCACCTGGCAGTTGTTAAGGCTTCTCTCATTAGTGTCCTGTCCCTTCTGGAGCAGGCTGTAAACTTAGATAGTCTTAGCCTGTCTAAAATCACTTGTAGATCTTTCAATGGAAGAGCCTTTAGAAATTTCCTTTCTCAACTGAGTTGTAAGGATCACCTCAAGGAGCTCAGCCTGTCCTCATTCTGCCTCACCGATCATCTTGAACATGTCCTGAG AGTACTACCTGCTGATTTGGATTTTTTGCAACTGCCATTCTGTGAACTTTCTTACAGCGACTTCAAGTTTCTGTCTCAGTGCCCTCAAGCCAACCATTTAAAGCTGTTGGATATCAGCAACAATTCAATTTGTTGGGAAGATTGTGAACCCTTTTATTGTCTCCTGGAGAATCTCTCTGGTACCTTGCAGCATCTGGCAATTAACCATTGCCTTTTAACAGATGCTACACTCTCTATTCTGGCCCCAGCCCTGAGCCGCTGTTCCCACCTCCGTTTGTTCAGCTTTTCTTCTAATCCCATTACTATGCCCATGCTCAGGAGAATTCTTGAGTACTTAACGCCCATGACCCAGCTGAAATACGTGATTTATCCTATCCCTGTGCATTGCTATGAGAGATGGCATGGTCGGTGCAGTTTGGATCCACAGAAACTGGGTGCTGTGAATGCGCAGTTGAAGATCAtgctgcaggaggcagaaagggaggaCATGCGTTGGATCACTTACACTGGTTAA
- the LOC127185361 gene encoding LOW QUALITY PROTEIN: melanoma antigen preferentially expressed in tumors-like (The sequence of the model RefSeq protein was modified relative to this genomic sequence to represent the inferred CDS: substituted 1 base at 1 genomic stop codon): protein MDFKEPPTLLDIAVQCLLHHDPLAIQALQEIPGELFVPLFTAAFKARHEKILSAMVKSWPFFCLHVGPLRMQGAQHKLWKVMVESLQLFPAENPAFRRPKLRILDLTQHPGCKTKCPEITTTCTPCLRSGAYSERSVMKVESQCSSSSESEGHSPKTTMELLVSLFLDSAFRENEFFALLLSKVEQSLGSLHLCCCDLRIKNLSECKSALSHLDLKCVTYLEVVEASLTKVVSLLKQAINLDSLSLSKITCRSFNGRAFRNFLSQLRGMDHLKELSLSSFCLTDHLEHVLRXELGIVPADLDFLHLPFCGLIYNDFNFLSQCPQVNHLKLLDISNNSMYWEDCEPFYCLLENLCGSLQHLAIDHCLLTDATLSILAPALSCCSQLCLFSFSSNPITMPILRRILEYLTPMTQLKYVIYPIPVHCYGRWHVWSSLDAQKLADVNAQLKVMLHEAERDDMCWITYTG from the exons ATGGACTTCAAGGAACCACCCACACTGTTGGATATTGCTGTACAGTGTCTTTTGCACCATGATCCTTTAGCAATTCAAGCTCTCCAGGAGATCCCAGGGGAGCTTTTTGTTCCATTGTTCACTGCTGCCTTCAAGGCTAGACATGAGAAGATACTTTCAGCAATGGTGAAGAGTTGGCCGTTTTTCTGCCTCCATGTTGGACCATTACGCATGCAGGGAGCCCAGCACAAACTGTGGAAGGTCATGGTTGAGAGTCTTCAGCTTTTTCCTGCTGAGAACCCAGCTTTTAG gAGGCCTAAACTGAGGATCCTAGATTTAACTCAGCATCCTGGCTGCAAGACCAAATGCCCTGAGATCACTACTACATGCACACCCTGTTTGCGTTCTGGCGCTTACTCTGAGCGCTCTGTCATGAAAGTCGAAAGCCAATGTAGTTCAAGCTCAGAATCTGAGGGTCATTCCCCCAAGACAACTATGGAATTACTGGTGAGCCTTTTCCTTGATAGTGCCTTTAGGGAAAATGaattttttgctttgcttctgagtAAGGTTGAGCAGAGCTTGGGATCTTTGCACCTCTGCTGCTGTGATTTGCGCATTAAGAATTTGAGTGAGTGCAAAAGTGCCTTAAGCCACCTCGATCTGAAATGTGTTACTTACCTGGAAGTTGTTGAGGCTTCTCTCACTAAAGTCGTCTCCCTTCTGAAGCAGGCTATAAACTTAGATAGTCTTAGCCTGTCTAAAATCACCTGTAGATCATTTAATGGAAGAGCCTTTAGAAATTTCCTTTCTCAACTGAGAGGTATGGACCACCTCAAGGAGCTCAGCCTgtcctccttctgcctcaccGATCATCTTGAACATGTCCTGAGGTAAGAGCTTGGGATAG TACCAGCGGATTTGGATTTTTTACACCTGCCATTTTGTGGACTTATTTACAATGACTTCAACTTTCTGTCTCAGTGCCCTCAAGTCAACCATTTAAAGCTGTTGGATATCAGTAACAATTCAATGTACTGGGAAGATTGTGAACCCTTTTATTGTCTCCTGGAGAATCTCTGTGGTTCCTTGCAGCATCTGGCAATTGACCACTGCCTTTTAACAGATGCTACACTCTCTATTCTGGCCCCAGCCCTGAGCTGCTGTTCCCAACTCTGTTTGTTCAGCTTTTCTTCTAATCCCATTACTATGCCTATTCTCAGGAGAATTCTTGAGTACTTAACGCCTATGACGCAGCTGAAATACGTGATTTATCCTATCCCCGTGCATTGCTATGGGAGATGGCACGTTTGGAGCAGTTTGGATGCACAGAAACTTGCTGATGTGAATGCGCAGTTGAAGGTCATGCTGCACGAGGCAGAAAGGGACGACATGTGTTGGATCACTTATACTGGTTAA